The following proteins come from a genomic window of Deinococcus radiopugnans ATCC 19172:
- a CDS encoding FAD:protein FMN transferase, producing the protein MSPSLITLLSVLRPPYRLRSVYERLLGTEVEIQVVARTRRQAEAAERAALDELERLSAVFNRFDPGSELSRWLARPGQQTPLSPELQTVLVLTDGWREVTAGAFHPGADALGKLWQTADTRGQEPAAESLAALVRHLQSAPWMLHDDGSATLHAAYPLGLNALAKGWIVDRMVELAWSLPGIRAVMINAGGDLRTTGGRGLEVMVADPFTARDDDPPLVQVHLQNGALASSGSAYRGVQVGDRWHSHLIDPRSGLPVQNVSGVTVTAPDCATADALATALSVLGLQAGLTLTDGTPGCAALIITPDGQRHPSTLWPPDVPVR; encoded by the coding sequence GTGTCCCCGTCTCTGATCACGCTCCTGTCCGTGCTGCGGCCCCCCTACCGGCTACGCAGTGTGTATGAGCGGTTGCTGGGCACCGAGGTCGAGATCCAGGTGGTGGCCCGGACCCGCCGACAGGCTGAGGCCGCTGAGCGTGCCGCGCTGGACGAACTGGAGCGGCTGAGCGCGGTGTTTAATCGATTCGATCCTGGCAGCGAACTGTCGCGCTGGCTGGCCCGACCCGGTCAGCAGACCCCCCTCAGCCCCGAGCTACAGACGGTGCTGGTGCTGACCGACGGGTGGCGCGAGGTGACGGCCGGGGCCTTCCATCCTGGTGCGGACGCCCTGGGCAAGCTGTGGCAAACGGCGGACACGCGAGGTCAGGAGCCAGCCGCAGAGAGCTTGGCAGCGCTGGTCAGGCATCTTCAGAGCGCCCCCTGGATGCTGCACGACGACGGCAGCGCCACCCTGCACGCTGCCTATCCATTGGGCCTGAACGCGCTGGCGAAAGGCTGGATCGTGGACCGGATGGTTGAGCTGGCCTGGAGTTTACCTGGTATCCGGGCCGTGATGATCAATGCGGGGGGCGATCTGCGGACCACTGGCGGGCGAGGATTGGAGGTTATGGTGGCCGATCCCTTCACCGCCCGCGACGACGACCCACCACTGGTGCAGGTGCATCTTCAAAACGGCGCGCTTGCCAGCAGCGGGAGCGCCTACCGGGGCGTGCAGGTGGGTGACCGGTGGCACTCCCACTTGATTGACCCCCGCAGCGGTCTGCCTGTCCAGAACGTTTCTGGTGTGACGGTGACCGCCCCCGACTGTGCCACGGCCGATGCCCTCGCCACCGCCCTGAGTGTGCTGGGACTGCAGGCGGGGCTGACACTGACCGACGGCACCCCTGGCTGCGCCGCCCTGATCATTACGCCAGACGGACAGCGACATCCCAGTACCCTCTGGCCTCCAGACGTTCCAGTCCGCTGA
- a CDS encoding response regulator transcription factor translates to MHLLLLEDDPRLRALIAAGLAESGHRVEAVTSAREGYNVATSGGFDALILDVMLPEGEDAGFQVAQRLRARGDATPILFLTARADVDSRLTGLDVGGDDYLSKPFDFRELRARLSALVRRSAGQGSNAVPLPGGFTLHLLRRQVSGPAGAGVPLTPREFELLEGFALQPQRAYARDELIARVWAGQPEVESRVVDVYVGNLRRKLGDGVILTVRGHGYRLGELGP, encoded by the coding sequence ATGCACCTGCTGTTGCTGGAAGACGATCCTCGCCTGCGGGCGCTGATCGCGGCCGGCCTCGCGGAGTCCGGTCACCGCGTTGAGGCCGTCACGTCCGCCCGTGAGGGCTACAACGTGGCGACCTCCGGCGGATTTGACGCCCTGATCCTGGACGTGATGCTGCCCGAGGGCGAGGACGCCGGATTCCAGGTGGCCCAGCGCCTGCGCGCACGGGGCGACGCCACCCCGATCCTGTTCCTGACTGCGCGGGCGGACGTGGACTCCCGCCTGACCGGACTGGACGTGGGCGGCGACGATTACCTGAGCAAACCCTTCGATTTCCGCGAACTCCGCGCCCGCCTGTCGGCCCTGGTGCGCCGCTCGGCAGGCCAGGGCAGCAACGCGGTGCCGCTGCCGGGCGGTTTCACCCTGCACCTGCTGAGGCGGCAGGTGAGCGGCCCGGCGGGGGCAGGCGTGCCACTGACGCCTAGGGAATTTGAGCTGCTTGAAGGCTTTGCCCTTCAGCCCCAGCGGGCCTACGCGCGCGACGAGCTGATTGCCCGCGTGTGGGCCGGGCAGCCGGAGGTGGAGAGCCGGGTGGTGGACGTCTACGTGGGCAACCTGCGCCGCAAACTGGGCGACGGCGTGATCCTCACCGTGCGCGGCCACGGCTACCGCCTAGGCGAGCTGGGGCCTTGA
- a CDS encoding PepSY-associated TM helix domain-containing protein codes for MSLTAKPEPQGAEGAPSPRPAPRPRTLKARSHVWLRWLHTYTSMISLLVVLFFALTGMTLNHPDWAFGNSEVRHEVSGTLPTGWISAGTVDWLTVAEELRAQQGLRGRAEEPRLDGTEASLSFLGPGYSADTVIDTRTGNYSTTILAQGGVAVLNDLHRGRDAGGAWSWLIDVSGGILTLVAVTGIGILLYLKKTRKQALVVMGVASMAALLLGWRALG; via the coding sequence GTGTCGCTTACGGCAAAGCCTGAGCCGCAGGGAGCGGAGGGCGCGCCCTCCCCACGTCCAGCCCCACGCCCCCGCACTCTCAAGGCGCGCAGTCACGTCTGGCTGCGCTGGCTGCACACCTACACGTCCATGATCAGCCTGCTGGTGGTGCTGTTCTTCGCCCTGACCGGCATGACGCTCAACCATCCCGACTGGGCCTTCGGCAATTCGGAAGTCCGGCATGAGGTCAGCGGCACGCTGCCCACGGGCTGGATCAGCGCGGGGACAGTGGACTGGCTGACCGTGGCCGAGGAATTGCGCGCCCAGCAGGGATTGCGGGGCCGCGCCGAGGAACCCCGTCTGGACGGCACTGAGGCCAGCCTCTCCTTTCTGGGACCGGGCTACAGCGCCGACACCGTGATCGACACGCGGACGGGCAACTACAGCACCACGATTCTGGCCCAGGGCGGGGTGGCGGTCCTGAACGATCTGCACCGGGGCCGCGATGCAGGCGGGGCCTGGAGTTGGCTGATCGACGTGAGCGGCGGCATCCTGACGTTGGTGGCGGTGACCGGCATCGGCATCCTGCTGTACCTCAAAAAGACCCGCAAACAGGCTTTGGTGGTCATGGGCGTGGCGAGTATGGCCGCACTGCTGCTGGGCTGGCGGGCGCTCGGGTAG
- a CDS encoding DUF3500 domain-containing protein yields the protein MKPKYSIFALLLTAALSACNSSAQTGTTGTTVTPGPAVTTPADAQTTKVVAAANAFLSTLSATQKNAVSFAYTDSAQRAKWSNFPTGIFQRDGVKWGDLSAAQRTALTTLLGTVLSADGVKMVQQQMAADDILKSQGGGNLQFGSDEYYVSFLGTPSATTAWTLQFGGHHLAINATVAGGNITLAPSLTGGQPIYTTINGQTVAVVEDVPQEVKDAFALLSSLDAAQQAKAVISTKSIDLVLGPGQDGKTLQAEGLPGSAMTAAQKTAFLTLIKERLNALNDDDLAPKMADIEKNLDSTSFAWYGPTSAAGDAYYRVTGPTVLIEFSPQSMGGNSANHIHSMYRDPTDDYGSALVK from the coding sequence ATGAAACCCAAGTATTCAATTTTTGCCCTGCTCCTGACCGCCGCCCTGAGCGCGTGTAACTCCAGTGCCCAGACGGGGACCACCGGCACCACGGTGACTCCTGGTCCCGCCGTCACCACGCCTGCCGACGCGCAGACCACCAAAGTCGTGGCCGCCGCCAACGCTTTCCTGTCGACCCTCAGTGCCACGCAGAAGAACGCCGTCAGCTTCGCCTACACCGACAGCGCCCAGCGGGCCAAATGGTCCAACTTTCCCACCGGCATCTTTCAGCGCGACGGCGTGAAATGGGGCGATCTGAGCGCTGCCCAGCGCACGGCCCTGACCACCCTCCTCGGCACCGTCTTGAGCGCGGACGGCGTGAAGATGGTGCAGCAGCAGATGGCCGCCGACGACATCCTTAAAAGTCAGGGTGGCGGCAACCTGCAATTTGGCAGTGACGAGTATTACGTGTCGTTCCTGGGCACCCCATCGGCCACCACCGCCTGGACCTTGCAGTTCGGCGGGCATCACCTGGCCATCAACGCCACCGTGGCGGGCGGCAATATCACTCTGGCTCCGAGTTTGACGGGCGGACAGCCGATTTACACCACCATCAACGGACAGACGGTGGCCGTCGTGGAAGACGTGCCGCAGGAGGTCAAAGACGCCTTCGCCCTGCTGAGCAGCCTGGACGCGGCGCAGCAGGCCAAAGCAGTGATCAGCACCAAGAGCATTGACCTGGTGCTGGGGCCAGGCCAGGACGGCAAGACCCTCCAGGCTGAGGGCCTGCCCGGCAGCGCCATGACCGCCGCGCAGAAAACCGCCTTCCTGACCCTGATCAAAGAAAGGCTCAATGCCCTGAATGATGATGATCTGGCCCCCAAGATGGCCGATATTGAGAAGAACCTGGACAGCACGTCTTTCGCGTGGTACGGCCCCACCTCGGCGGCGGGCGACGCCTACTACCGCGTGACCGGCCCCACCGTCCTGATTGAGTTCTCGCCGCAGAGCATGGGCGGCAACTCGGCCAACCACATCCACAGCATGTACCGCGATCCGACGGACGATTACGGCTCGGCGCTGGTCAAGTAG
- a CDS encoding ATP-binding protein, translating into MNRLPASRKRRGPSLGVTLLLGMLAVVGLSVGSTFVFSNLAVRNEVRRLPPEVQQSLRAQQEAQRRNGTAVTAPISPVGSGTPLGPQWTPDLRLPTVNSVLGGIEDGSPVAGTGVRRNNGGDLPHRSGLRTQDFLKNIQQNLLRVGLLSAVASALLAFFLSRRLVRPILAVSAAAAGMAKGDLSVRAPSLSGERELAELADNFNEMAANLQRLENERRQAVADIAHELRTPLAIMQARLDALEDGVYALNPAQVALLSEQTQQLTRLVDDLRTLTLAEAGRLSLHLGALDLTGLSAGVVRDLRDRAGAWGVTLHLSAPTSLLLYADAGRVRQIAVNLLENALQHARSRVQLSLEAGNGSALLHVDDDGPGIPEASREAVFTRFTRLDSSRTRATGGSGLGLAIVQELAQAHGGAAQASRSPLGGARFTVRLPLDEGGVGRSIPGGSLGASLS; encoded by the coding sequence TTGAACCGATTGCCAGCCTCCCGAAAGCGGCGTGGCCCCTCGCTGGGCGTCACGCTGCTGCTAGGGATGCTGGCGGTGGTGGGGCTGTCGGTGGGCAGCACCTTCGTGTTTTCCAACCTGGCCGTGCGCAATGAGGTCCGCCGTTTGCCCCCCGAGGTCCAGCAGTCTCTGCGCGCCCAGCAAGAAGCGCAGCGCCGGAACGGGACCGCCGTGACCGCACCAATTTCCCCGGTCGGCTCCGGCACGCCCCTGGGTCCCCAATGGACGCCGGACCTGAGGCTTCCCACGGTGAATAGCGTGCTGGGAGGCATAGAGGATGGGAGCCCGGTGGCCGGGACCGGTGTGCGCCGGAATAATGGAGGTGATCTGCCACACCGGTCCGGCCTACGCACCCAGGATTTTCTGAAGAACATCCAGCAGAACCTGCTGCGGGTGGGGCTGTTGTCGGCAGTGGCCTCGGCACTCCTGGCCTTTTTCCTCTCGCGGCGGCTGGTTCGGCCCATCCTGGCCGTGTCGGCAGCGGCGGCAGGCATGGCGAAGGGTGACCTGAGTGTCCGCGCCCCGAGCCTGAGTGGCGAGCGTGAACTGGCCGAACTGGCGGATAACTTCAACGAGATGGCCGCCAACCTCCAGCGGCTGGAAAACGAGCGGCGACAGGCGGTGGCCGACATTGCCCATGAACTCAGAACCCCACTGGCGATCATGCAGGCGCGGTTGGACGCACTAGAAGATGGTGTATATGCCTTGAATCCTGCTCAGGTGGCCCTGCTGAGCGAGCAGACCCAGCAGCTTACGCGGCTGGTGGATGATCTGCGGACCCTGACACTGGCCGAGGCGGGCCGTCTGAGCCTACATCTGGGGGCGCTGGACCTGACCGGACTGAGCGCCGGGGTGGTGCGTGACCTGAGGGACCGGGCGGGAGCGTGGGGCGTCACCCTGCACCTGAGCGCGCCGACCTCTCTCCTGCTCTATGCCGATGCAGGGCGGGTGCGCCAGATCGCCGTAAACCTGTTGGAGAACGCCTTGCAACATGCCAGGAGCCGCGTCCAGCTCAGCCTCGAAGCGGGAAATGGTTCGGCACTTCTGCATGTGGACGACGACGGCCCCGGCATTCCCGAGGCCAGCCGTGAGGCGGTCTTCACGCGCTTTACCCGCCTGGACAGCAGCCGCACGCGCGCGACTGGGGGCAGCGGCCTGGGACTGGCGATTGTTCAGGAACTGGCCCAGGCCCACGGCGGCGCAGCGCAGGCGAGCCGGAGCCCACTCGGCGGGGCGCGGTTCACGGTACGCCTGCCGCTGGATGAAGGGGGGGTGGGCCGCAGCATTCCGGGCGGATCACTGGGGGCCTCTCTTTCCTGA
- a CDS encoding DUF3500 domain-containing protein: MMKNAMLLTLLLTSAALTATAGGAGSPSAAATPSTAPQTTDAQTLAIVAATQTFLNMLNADQRTKGQFDFTPQQTATAAQFKGGMNGQATFVGEQYGKAVLSNYPVSDVPRPGLTLGSLSAPQRTAAMNVLKVVLSPEGYQKVIDIIDSDQVLSESGTPYDDGTAFYTLGIFGTPSASAPWMVQFGGHHLGLNAVVVGPNVSLTPTLTGDQPATFTRNGQTVRPLGDENDKAFKLMNALSAAQQQKATLSYQISDLVLGPGQDGKILQPEGLPASEMTADQQALLLDLIGEWVGMLNAADAAPKLALIRANLDQTYFAWHGNITNPSPVYFRVTGPTLHIEFAHQMVDRPGSGIQANGINHVHTVYRDPGNEYGAAWTSLK, translated from the coding sequence ATGATGAAGAACGCCATGCTGCTCACCCTGTTGCTCACCTCTGCTGCCCTGACCGCCACAGCCGGTGGGGCCGGAAGTCCGTCTGCTGCGGCGACCCCCTCCACAGCGCCCCAGACCACGGACGCCCAGACGTTGGCCATCGTGGCGGCCACCCAAACCTTCCTGAACATGCTGAACGCCGACCAGCGGACAAAGGGGCAGTTTGACTTCACCCCGCAGCAGACCGCCACCGCTGCCCAGTTCAAAGGCGGCATGAATGGCCAGGCCACCTTCGTCGGTGAGCAGTATGGCAAGGCGGTCTTGTCAAATTATCCGGTCAGCGACGTGCCGCGCCCCGGCCTGACGCTCGGCAGCCTGAGCGCTCCGCAGCGCACCGCCGCCATGAACGTCCTGAAGGTTGTGCTCAGTCCCGAGGGCTACCAGAAAGTTATCGACATCATAGATTCCGATCAGGTGCTCTCCGAGAGTGGCACCCCTTACGACGACGGCACCGCCTTTTACACCCTCGGCATCTTTGGGACGCCGAGTGCTAGCGCGCCCTGGATGGTGCAGTTCGGCGGTCACCACCTGGGCCTCAACGCCGTGGTGGTGGGGCCGAACGTCTCGCTCACCCCGACCCTGACCGGGGATCAGCCCGCCACGTTCACCCGCAACGGTCAGACCGTGCGTCCACTGGGGGACGAAAACGATAAGGCCTTCAAGCTGATGAACGCGCTCAGCGCCGCACAGCAGCAGAAAGCAACCCTGTCTTACCAGATCAGTGACCTGGTGCTGGGGCCAGGTCAGGACGGCAAGATCCTGCAACCCGAGGGCCTGCCCGCCTCCGAGATGACAGCGGATCAGCAGGCCCTCCTGCTCGATCTGATCGGGGAATGGGTAGGCATGCTGAACGCGGCTGACGCGGCACCCAAGCTGGCCCTGATCAGGGCGAACCTGGATCAGACCTACTTTGCCTGGCACGGGAACATCACCAATCCCAGCCCGGTGTACTTCCGCGTCACGGGCCCAACCCTGCACATCGAGTTTGCCCACCAGATGGTAGATCGCCCGGGAAGCGGCATTCAGGCGAACGGGATCAATCATGTTCACACGGTCTACCGGGATCCTGGCAACGAGTACGGCGCGGCCTGGACCTCGCTGAAATAG
- a CDS encoding O-methyltransferase, whose amino-acid sequence MHNPPDPQDRWTAVDAYLSDLLIVQDAALAAALIDQAAAGLPAQNVSALQGQLLTLLAQMQGARRILEIGTLGGYSTLWLARALPPGGQLVTLELQPQRAALARRSLERAGLSGRVEVRVGQATDSLAQLSADGAAPFDFIFIDADKPSYTEYLTGALRLARPGTVLMVDNVVRGGCVISPESDDANVQGVRRFMAALAAEPRLTATALQTVGSKGYDGFVVARVNMAGDTILE is encoded by the coding sequence ATGCACAACCCACCTGACCCGCAAGACCGTTGGACCGCTGTGGACGCTTACCTGAGCGATTTATTGATCGTCCAGGACGCTGCGCTGGCGGCAGCCCTGATTGATCAGGCTGCCGCAGGCTTGCCCGCACAGAACGTCAGCGCCCTTCAGGGCCAACTCCTGACTCTCCTGGCGCAGATGCAGGGGGCACGGCGCATCCTGGAGATCGGGACTCTGGGTGGGTACAGCACCCTGTGGCTGGCCCGCGCCCTGCCGCCGGGTGGGCAACTCGTCACCCTGGAACTTCAGCCGCAGCGGGCGGCCCTGGCCCGCCGCAGCCTCGAACGGGCTGGTCTGAGCGGCAGGGTGGAAGTGCGCGTTGGGCAGGCCACAGACTCGCTCGCCCAACTCAGTGCGGACGGTGCGGCCCCGTTCGACTTCATTTTTATTGACGCCGACAAGCCGAGCTATACCGAATACCTGACGGGCGCGTTGCGGCTGGCCCGCCCTGGAACGGTGCTGATGGTCGACAACGTGGTGCGCGGCGGGTGCGTGATCTCACCCGAGAGCGACGATGCCAACGTTCAGGGCGTGCGCCGCTTTATGGCTGCGCTGGCCGCTGAACCCCGGCTCACCGCTACCGCTCTTCAGACTGTGGGCAGCAAAGGGTACGACGGTTTCGTGGTGGCGCGGGTCAACATGGCCGGGGACACAATCCTGGAATGA
- a CDS encoding DUF2271 domain-containing protein: MTDTRRTFLRKLAAAGAALTLSRVLPGSLASAATGKPWAAGMTLDVNFTVATQATGRVKRPYVAVWVENESGDTVRNLTVWVQQNRLNPRWLAELRRWTRQNSELVSTVSSATRNPGSYAVKWDGKTDAGKLAEQGDYYVCIETAREHGPYSLVREKVTVGASAFKKTLGADNDIEAASVAYGKA, encoded by the coding sequence ATGACCGACACTCGCCGCACCTTCCTGCGCAAGCTGGCCGCCGCCGGCGCGGCCCTCACCCTTTCACGTGTGCTTCCCGGCAGTCTCGCCAGCGCCGCCACCGGCAAGCCCTGGGCCGCCGGCATGACGCTGGACGTAAACTTCACCGTCGCCACCCAGGCCACGGGCCGCGTTAAACGCCCTTACGTCGCCGTGTGGGTCGAGAACGAGTCGGGCGACACGGTTCGTAATCTGACCGTCTGGGTGCAGCAAAATCGCCTGAACCCCCGCTGGCTGGCCGAGTTACGCCGCTGGACCCGGCAGAACTCGGAACTGGTCAGCACGGTCAGCAGCGCCACCCGCAATCCCGGCAGCTACGCCGTCAAGTGGGACGGCAAGACCGACGCCGGAAAACTGGCCGAACAGGGCGATTATTACGTCTGCATCGAAACGGCCCGGGAACACGGGCCTTACAGCCTGGTGCGCGAGAAGGTCACGGTGGGTGCCAGCGCCTTCAAGAAAACGCTAGGCGCAGACAACGATATCGAGGCCGCCAGTGTCGCTTACGGCAAAGCCTGA
- a CDS encoding sensor histidine kinase has product MSFRWRLTLTYAALLAVTLLIAGAFSFAALRHTLYDGLDASLRTYAQKQAQIEATGGGEPPSGVEAALGQLNRQQPTRLTVYDLQGREVDCGPSRVGFLPQAGAVQVGSERVFTVRIPEGWIQASQSDAALRASLGQILRLELLGLPLLLLLTLGIGYVLADRALRPVDQVSDLAARIARSGQPGERVPVSPGADELARLTRTINDMLDKLDAQMARERLFAHASAHELRTPISVIRAAASLALEHGRTPEQYREVLAQVREVSEDMSGLTHRLLALARAGRPAEQHAVNLADVALMAAELHTPEVQERGTRLQVTLEDAAACGDFDALVLAAGNLIQNAVRYSPPGSCVLVSCRVDATHACLSVQDAGPGIPADELPRLLQPFQRGPQQGGSGGGAGLGLALVEAIAEAHGGKLMLLTSPGGGLRAELILSRNT; this is encoded by the coding sequence TTGAGCTTCCGCTGGCGGCTGACCCTGACCTACGCCGCACTGCTGGCCGTGACGCTGCTGATTGCTGGGGCGTTCAGTTTCGCCGCACTGCGCCACACGCTGTATGACGGCCTGGACGCCTCGCTGCGAACATATGCCCAGAAGCAGGCCCAAATTGAGGCCACCGGCGGTGGCGAGCCGCCGTCCGGCGTGGAGGCCGCTCTGGGGCAGCTCAACCGTCAGCAGCCCACCCGCCTGACCGTCTACGATCTCCAGGGCCGTGAGGTGGACTGTGGACCGTCCCGCGTGGGCTTTCTTCCGCAGGCCGGAGCCGTTCAGGTAGGGTCAGAACGGGTGTTTACCGTGAGGATCCCGGAGGGCTGGATTCAGGCCAGCCAGTCGGATGCGGCGCTGCGGGCGTCCCTGGGCCAGATTCTGCGTCTGGAACTGCTGGGCTTGCCCCTGCTGCTGCTGCTGACGCTGGGCATCGGCTACGTGCTGGCAGACCGGGCACTCAGACCCGTGGATCAGGTCAGCGATCTGGCCGCCCGCATCGCCCGCAGCGGGCAGCCGGGGGAGCGGGTGCCTGTCTCCCCCGGCGCGGACGAACTGGCCCGATTGACCCGCACCATCAACGACATGCTGGACAAACTGGACGCCCAAATGGCCCGCGAGCGGCTGTTCGCGCACGCCAGCGCCCATGAGCTGCGCACGCCCATCAGCGTGATCCGGGCAGCGGCCAGCCTGGCCCTGGAACACGGGCGCACGCCGGAGCAGTACCGCGAGGTGCTGGCCCAGGTGCGGGAGGTCAGCGAGGATATGAGCGGCCTGACCCACCGACTGCTCGCGCTGGCCCGCGCTGGCCGGCCCGCCGAGCAACACGCCGTCAACCTGGCCGACGTGGCGCTGATGGCTGCCGAGCTGCACACCCCGGAAGTGCAGGAACGCGGCACGCGGCTTCAGGTGACGTTGGAAGACGCGGCCGCCTGCGGCGACTTTGACGCGCTGGTGCTGGCGGCGGGCAACCTGATCCAGAACGCCGTCCGGTACAGTCCGCCGGGTTCGTGTGTCCTGGTGTCCTGCCGGGTGGACGCCACCCACGCCTGCCTGAGCGTGCAGGACGCTGGTCCTGGTATTCCAGCCGACGAGCTGCCGCGTCTGCTTCAGCCGTTTCAGCGCGGGCCGCAGCAGGGGGGAAGCGGCGGCGGCGCGGGTCTGGGGCTGGCGCTGGTGGAGGCCATCGCGGAGGCGCATGGGGGGAAGTTGATGCTGCTCACCTCACCGGGCGGCGGATTGCGCGCTGAACTGATCCTGTCCCGGAACACCTGA
- a CDS encoding response regulator codes for MSALILIVEDEPQLAEVLEAYARQEGYRTERAGDGVAALSAYRAASPDLILLDIMLPGKSGLDVLKTVRADGGTPVILVTARAEETDQIVGLELGADDYVVKPFRPREVMARVKAVLRRASASLEDLEKPLRVGPLEIDPRAVLARVNGQALTLTPAEFRLLSHLAESPGRAFSREELLMAALPDSEALERVVDAHLAGVRRKLDSAGAPGMLRTVRGVGYRLEAAG; via the coding sequence ATGAGCGCCCTGATCCTGATCGTCGAGGACGAACCTCAACTGGCCGAGGTCCTCGAGGCCTACGCCCGCCAGGAGGGCTACCGCACCGAGCGTGCTGGGGACGGCGTTGCGGCCCTGAGCGCCTACCGCGCTGCCAGCCCGGACCTGATCCTGCTGGACATCATGTTGCCGGGCAAGAGTGGCCTGGACGTGCTGAAGACGGTGCGGGCGGACGGCGGCACGCCGGTGATCCTGGTGACCGCCCGCGCCGAGGAAACCGATCAGATCGTGGGTCTGGAGCTGGGGGCAGACGATTACGTGGTCAAGCCGTTTCGCCCGCGCGAGGTGATGGCCCGCGTCAAGGCCGTGCTGCGCCGGGCGAGCGCGTCCCTGGAAGACCTCGAAAAGCCGCTACGGGTGGGGCCGCTGGAGATCGATCCCCGCGCCGTTCTGGCGCGCGTGAACGGGCAGGCGCTGACACTGACCCCCGCCGAATTCCGGCTGCTGTCTCATCTGGCTGAATCACCGGGCCGCGCTTTTTCCCGTGAGGAATTGCTCATGGCGGCTCTGCCCGACAGTGAGGCCCTGGAACGGGTGGTGGACGCGCATCTGGCCGGGGTGCGGCGCAAACTGGACTCGGCAGGTGCGCCGGGCATGCTGCGCACCGTGCGCGGGGTGGGCTACCGACTGGAGGCGGCCGGTTGA
- a CDS encoding DUF3500 domain-containing protein translates to MNRPLISAVIAAALGSVSLLTLSLASAGGAGAPVAAANAAADAQTTKIVAAANAFLVTLSDAQKKAVMFAFTDSAQRVRWSNFPQGAFNRVGVRWGDLNTAQRAALMTLLGAVLSPAGVDMVKGQMAADEVLKTAPNRTDGSGIASSEPAGATAAPAAGAGSDRPTNPPAGGQPPAAGGASGSLPSVSFGSDNYFVSFLGTPSATTQWMMQFGGHHLAINATVVGDNVTLSPSLTGGEPVKILRDGQVVTIIPQVPIEMKAAEAMLGSLSAAQKAKAVISTTRIDLVLGPGQDGKTLQPEGLPGSAMTAAQKTLFLALIQDRLGILNADDLAVKMADIQKNLDQTSFAWWGPTTAGSSAYFRITGPTAIIEFSPQANDGDPSNHLHNMYRDPTNEYGAAWTK, encoded by the coding sequence ATGAATAGACCGTTGATTTCCGCCGTAATAGCCGCTGCACTCGGCAGCGTTTCCCTGCTCACGTTGTCGCTGGCCTCGGCAGGCGGGGCAGGTGCGCCCGTGGCCGCCGCCAATGCCGCCGCCGACGCCCAGACCACCAAAATCGTGGCTGCCGCCAATGCCTTTCTCGTCACCCTCAGCGACGCGCAGAAAAAGGCCGTGATGTTCGCCTTCACCGATTCGGCGCAACGGGTGCGCTGGTCGAACTTCCCTCAGGGGGCCTTCAACCGTGTGGGCGTGCGGTGGGGTGACCTGAACACTGCACAGCGCGCCGCGCTGATGACCCTGCTGGGCGCGGTGCTAAGCCCGGCAGGTGTGGACATGGTCAAAGGTCAGATGGCCGCCGACGAGGTGCTCAAAACGGCCCCGAACCGCACTGACGGCAGCGGCATCGCCAGCAGCGAGCCAGCCGGTGCTACGGCAGCCCCGGCAGCTGGAGCTGGCTCGGATCGACCTACCAACCCGCCCGCAGGCGGACAGCCGCCCGCAGCCGGAGGGGCCAGCGGCAGCCTCCCCTCAGTCAGTTTCGGCAGCGATAATTACTTCGTGTCGTTCCTGGGGACACCGTCGGCCACCACACAGTGGATGATGCAGTTCGGTGGTCATCACCTGGCGATCAACGCCACCGTCGTGGGCGACAACGTCACCCTCTCGCCCAGCCTGACGGGCGGTGAACCCGTGAAGATCCTCCGTGACGGCCAGGTCGTGACCATTATCCCGCAGGTGCCTATCGAGATGAAGGCCGCCGAGGCCATGCTGGGCAGCCTGAGCGCCGCGCAGAAAGCCAAAGCAGTCATCAGCACGACCCGCATCGACCTCGTACTGGGGCCGGGCCAGGACGGCAAGACCCTCCAGCCCGAAGGGTTGCCCGGTAGTGCCATGACCGCTGCGCAGAAAACGCTGTTCCTTGCCCTCATCCAGGATCGCCTGGGCATTCTGAATGCCGACGACCTCGCGGTGAAGATGGCGGACATCCAGAAAAATCTGGATCAGACCTCTTTCGCCTGGTGGGGACCGACGACGGCGGGCAGCTCCGCCTATTTCCGAATCACCGGCCCCACGGCGATTATCGAGTTCTCGCCGCAGGCCAACGACGGTGATCCCAGCAACCACCTGCACAACATGTACCGCGATCCGACCAACGAGTACGGCGCGGCCTGGACGAAGTGA